From a region of the Pseudophaeobacter arcticus DSM 23566 genome:
- a CDS encoding Tn3 family transposase → MPRRSILTARQRAALFDLPTDEATILYHYTLADDDLEFIRTRRHARNRLGFALQLCAFRYPGRLLASGEVIPEAISSFIAAQLGEEMDELCRYAETDVTRRRHLVDLRQLYGFKMFSGHRARELKAWLAGEAEVATSNHDLARRFVEECRRTQTILPGVSVIERLCADALVAAERRIESAIVNRLDEDRKARLDTLLTEMVDGTVSRFVWLRQFEVGQNSADVGRLLDRLEVLRDLNISLDILAGIPPHRVTGLRRQGERYFADGLRDISSDRRLAILAVCAVEWCAAISDAVVETHDRIVGKTWQGAKRLCDAKIADAKAAVQDTLRAFKSLGSALLDARSDGSSLDQATELACGWGRLEGLVATAAELTHTMAADPLTHVGQGYLRFRRYAPRMLRVLDIEAAGIAAPLLQATALIADDEKPETRPVGFLRRGSKWHRHLNAAAGDGHRLWEVAVLFHLREAFRSGDIWLLHSRRYADLKQALVPAEAVEGAPRLTVPLDPETWLADRKARMTDGLARLAKAARAGAIPGGSIENGVLKTDRLSAAVPQEADELVLDLYDRLPTIRITELLQEVDADIGFTEAFTHLQTGAPCKDQIGMLTVLLAEGLNLGLSKMAEATSTHDYFQLSRLSRWHMESDAINQALALVIEAQARLPMAQFWGGGVTASSDGQFFPAARQGEAMNLINAKYGSEPGLKAYTHVSDQFGPFATQNIPATVSEAPYILDGLLMNEAGQKISEQYADTGGFTDQVFAVTALLSYRFIPRIRDLPSTRLYLFDPATAPNELRGLIGSKIREGVIVQNWPGVLRAVATMATGVLPPSQLLKKFAAYPRQHELAVALREIGRIERTLFIIEWLLDADMQRRAQIGLNKGEAHHALKNALRIGRQGEIRDRTAEGQHYRMAGLNLLAAIIIYWNTKHLGQAVAARQRAGLNCAPNLLAHISPLGWAHILLTGEYRWRRQTGASL, encoded by the coding sequence ATGCCAAGACGCTCTATCCTGACCGCGCGCCAGCGCGCGGCGCTGTTCGATCTGCCGACAGACGAAGCCACCATCCTCTACCACTACACACTGGCGGACGATGACCTCGAATTCATTCGAACCCGTCGCCATGCACGCAATCGCCTCGGCTTCGCCCTTCAGCTTTGTGCTTTCCGATATCCTGGCCGACTGTTGGCGTCGGGTGAGGTCATTCCAGAGGCCATCAGCAGCTTCATCGCAGCACAGCTTGGCGAAGAGATGGATGAGCTTTGCCGATACGCCGAGACCGACGTAACGCGGCGCAGGCATTTGGTCGACTTGCGCCAGCTCTATGGCTTCAAGATGTTCTCCGGGCATCGCGCGCGGGAACTGAAGGCCTGGCTGGCAGGCGAGGCGGAGGTGGCAACCTCCAACCATGATCTGGCCCGCCGGTTTGTCGAAGAGTGTCGCCGGACCCAGACGATCTTGCCGGGTGTGTCCGTGATCGAGCGCCTCTGCGCGGATGCACTCGTGGCGGCGGAACGCCGGATCGAAAGCGCCATCGTGAACCGGCTGGATGAGGATAGAAAGGCCCGCCTGGACACCCTGCTCACGGAGATGGTCGATGGCACGGTCAGCCGGTTCGTCTGGCTGCGCCAATTCGAGGTTGGTCAGAACTCGGCCGATGTTGGCCGCCTCCTCGATCGGCTGGAGGTTCTGCGGGATCTGAACATCTCGCTAGATATCCTCGCGGGCATTCCACCCCATCGGGTGACCGGCCTGCGGCGTCAGGGCGAACGCTACTTTGCCGATGGTCTGCGTGACATCAGCAGCGACCGCCGCCTGGCCATTCTCGCGGTTTGCGCCGTCGAGTGGTGTGCCGCGATTTCCGACGCGGTGGTCGAGACCCATGACCGGATCGTCGGCAAGACCTGGCAGGGCGCGAAGAGGCTGTGCGACGCCAAAATCGCCGACGCAAAGGCGGCGGTGCAGGACACCCTGCGCGCCTTCAAATCTCTCGGGTCGGCCCTGCTGGACGCCAGAAGCGATGGGTCTTCCTTGGATCAGGCGACAGAGCTGGCTTGCGGGTGGGGTCGGCTCGAAGGGCTGGTCGCCACCGCCGCCGAGTTGACGCACACGATGGCCGCAGACCCATTGACCCATGTTGGCCAAGGTTATCTTCGGTTCCGGCGCTATGCCCCGCGCATGCTGCGCGTTCTCGATATCGAGGCGGCGGGTATCGCAGCTCCCTTGCTGCAGGCGACCGCGCTGATCGCAGACGATGAAAAGCCCGAAACCCGCCCAGTTGGCTTTCTGCGGCGCGGCTCGAAATGGCACCGCCATCTGAACGCTGCCGCCGGTGACGGCCATCGGCTCTGGGAGGTTGCGGTGCTGTTTCATTTGCGGGAGGCGTTCCGGTCGGGTGACATCTGGCTCCTCCATTCCCGGCGCTACGCTGATCTGAAGCAGGCCCTGGTTCCTGCGGAGGCGGTAGAGGGCGCGCCAAGGCTGACGGTGCCGCTCGACCCGGAAACCTGGCTTGCCGATCGCAAGGCGCGCATGACCGACGGGCTGGCGCGACTGGCCAAGGCGGCTCGCGCAGGGGCGATCCCGGGCGGGTCGATCGAGAATGGCGTCTTGAAAACTGACCGCCTGAGTGCGGCGGTGCCGCAAGAGGCGGACGAGCTGGTGCTCGATCTCTACGACCGGTTGCCGACCATACGGATCACCGAACTGCTGCAGGAGGTCGATGCAGATATTGGCTTCACGGAAGCCTTCACACATCTGCAGACCGGCGCGCCCTGCAAAGACCAGATCGGGATGCTGACCGTGCTGTTGGCTGAAGGTTTGAATCTTGGGCTCAGCAAGATGGCCGAAGCGACCAGCACACATGACTACTTCCAACTCTCCCGCTTGTCGCGATGGCATATGGAGAGCGATGCCATCAACCAGGCCCTCGCCTTGGTAATTGAGGCACAGGCCCGGCTGCCCATGGCCCAATTCTGGGGCGGGGGCGTCACCGCGTCCAGTGACGGGCAATTCTTCCCCGCCGCCCGGCAGGGCGAAGCCATGAACCTCATCAACGCGAAATACGGCTCCGAGCCAGGCCTCAAGGCCTATACCCATGTCTCCGACCAGTTCGGCCCCTTTGCCACCCAGAACATTCCGGCCACCGTGAGCGAGGCGCCCTACATTCTGGACGGGCTGCTGATGAACGAGGCCGGACAAAAGATCTCGGAGCAGTATGCCGACACCGGTGGCTTTACAGACCAGGTCTTTGCCGTGACCGCGCTGCTGTCCTACCGGTTCATTCCGCGCATCCGGGATCTGCCGTCAACGCGGCTCTATCTCTTCGATCCCGCCACCGCGCCGAACGAGTTGCGCGGCTTGATCGGCAGCAAGATCCGCGAAGGCGTCATCGTCCAGAACTGGCCTGGCGTCCTGCGTGCCGTGGCCACCATGGCGACGGGCGTCCTGCCGCCCAGTCAGTTGCTCAAAAAGTTCGCCGCCTATCCGCGCCAGCACGAGCTGGCCGTGGCGCTCCGCGAAATCGGCCGCATCGAACGCACCCTCTTCATCATCGAGTGGCTACTCGACGCCGACATGCAGCGCCGGGCCCAGATCGGCTTGAACAAGGGCGAGGCCCATCACGCCCTGAAAAACGCCCTGCGCATCGGGCGACAGGGCGAAATCCGTGATCGCACCGCCGAGGGGCAGCACTACCGCATGGCCGGCCTCAACCTGCTCGCTGCCATCATCATCTACTGGAACACCAAGCATCTCGGTCAGGCCGTCGCCGCGCGTCAGCGGGCCGGGTTGAATTGTGCGCCCAATTTACTGGCGCATATCTCGCCGCTCGGCTGGGCACACATCCTGCTCACTGGCGAATACCGGTGGCGGCGGCAAACCGGGGCCAGCTTGTGA
- a CDS encoding recombinase family protein produces MGQRAAIYARVSTFDQSCERQVTELTAFAERGGYDVVGVFKEKASGASDNRVARNRVLDLAQARQIDAILVSELSRWGRSTQDLLDTLNRLAGWKVSVVAMSGMTFEVETPHGRMMATMLAGIAQFERDLLSERVKSGLAAARARGKKLGRQPGQRPKSDKLAPKVIQAVEDGRSYRWIARDLGISKNTVLDIMKRQRQSSL; encoded by the coding sequence ATGGGACAGCGCGCCGCTATCTATGCCCGGGTTTCCACGTTCGACCAGTCCTGCGAGCGGCAGGTCACGGAGCTCACCGCGTTCGCCGAGCGCGGCGGGTATGACGTGGTGGGAGTGTTCAAGGAAAAAGCCTCTGGCGCGTCCGACAATCGCGTTGCGCGCAACCGGGTACTCGACCTGGCGCAGGCACGACAAATCGACGCCATCCTGGTCAGCGAACTTTCTCGGTGGGGGCGGTCCACTCAGGACCTGCTGGATACCCTGAACAGGCTCGCCGGCTGGAAAGTCTCCGTTGTAGCCATGAGCGGCATGACCTTCGAAGTAGAGACGCCACATGGTCGAATGATGGCCACCATGCTGGCCGGGATTGCTCAGTTTGAACGCGATCTGCTCAGCGAAAGGGTGAAATCCGGGCTCGCCGCCGCAAGGGCGCGAGGAAAGAAGCTCGGTCGCCAGCCAGGACAACGCCCAAAATCCGACAAGCTCGCGCCAAAGGTCATTCAAGCCGTGGAAGACGGTCGATCATACCGATGGATCGCCCGCGACCTTGGGATCAGCAAAAATACTGTGCTCGATATTATGAAGCGGCAGCGACAGAGTTCCTTGTGA
- a CDS encoding methyltransferase family protein produces MTIAQGILVVVGLLSGLVLIGALLWSIVRPSKRIWPPNREHSVIPIIAWGLTLAVFGAVIGLGIVDWKSASMPNALRWAVGPFLIAIGNLIAWWGAFIIGLKATSGVRDELITSGLYRFSRNPQYLADMAILIGLGLLFASPWVWPVVIVGVAALALAPLAEEPWLCEQYGTKYRNYCAETRRYL; encoded by the coding sequence ATGACGATTGCCCAAGGCATACTAGTGGTCGTAGGCCTGCTGTCCGGTCTGGTTTTGATTGGTGCGCTCCTTTGGTCGATCGTCCGCCCGTCCAAGCGCATCTGGCCTCCAAACAGAGAGCATTCAGTCATACCAATCATTGCATGGGGCCTCACATTGGCCGTGTTTGGGGCGGTGATCGGTTTGGGCATCGTGGATTGGAAATCCGCTTCTATGCCCAACGCGCTCCGTTGGGCAGTCGGGCCGTTCTTGATCGCAATCGGAAATCTGATCGCCTGGTGGGGGGCATTCATCATTGGACTGAAAGCCACCAGTGGGGTGAGAGACGAGCTGATCACTTCGGGTCTCTACCGTTTCTCTCGGAATCCGCAGTATCTTGCCGACATGGCCATCCTAATAGGTTTGGGTCTTCTCTTCGCCTCACCTTGGGTTTGGCCTGTCGTCATCGTTGGAGTTGCCGCGCTGGCCCTTGCCCCGCTCGCAGAAGAGCCATGGCTGTGCGAACAATACGGCACCAAGTATCGCAACTATTGCGCTGAAACACGTAGATATCTCTAG
- a CDS encoding Crp/Fnr family transcriptional regulator has protein sequence MFTLAGADASQYDFNHMLPGPYDLIPSSALRPLSGAVGDVVFHQGGSTHGLYVVQTGRVHLERVGPDGERFIIHRAQAGTSFAEASVFSEVYHCDAVCVEAGALIRIDKAAVLAAFADPAFARAYGRQAAQQIQAQRQMLEIVGIRLAEDRVMAGLVAGLLEGSVVEFAARLQLSHEATYRALRKLVQDGRVKNPARGIYHLRP, from the coding sequence ATGTTTACGCTAGCAGGGGCGGATGCATCGCAATATGATTTCAATCATATGTTGCCAGGCCCCTATGATCTTATCCCGAGCTCAGCCCTGCGCCCACTCTCCGGCGCGGTTGGCGATGTGGTGTTTCATCAAGGTGGATCCACCCATGGTCTCTATGTCGTGCAAACCGGACGCGTGCATCTCGAGCGGGTCGGCCCAGATGGCGAGCGGTTCATCATTCACCGTGCCCAAGCCGGAACAAGCTTTGCCGAAGCTTCGGTGTTTTCAGAGGTCTATCATTGCGATGCGGTCTGTGTTGAGGCCGGAGCGCTGATCCGGATCGACAAGGCTGCCGTCTTGGCCGCCTTTGCCGACCCGGCATTTGCCCGCGCCTATGGCCGTCAGGCCGCTCAACAGATACAGGCGCAGCGACAGATGCTCGAGATCGTCGGAATTCGGCTTGCAGAAGACCGGGTGATGGCGGGTCTGGTCGCGGGCCTGCTCGAAGGCTCCGTGGTCGAGTTCGCCGCCCGGTTACAGCTGAGCCATGAGGCGACCTACAGGGCGCTGCGAAAGCTTGTGCAGGACGGGCGGGTCAAAAACCCCGCCCGCGGGATTTATCACCTGCGCCCATGA
- a CDS encoding DUF411 domain-containing protein — translation MMKRRTFLLAGAAATLPLRALANTEPVIKVLKTPTCGCCTAWVDHVRQAGFTVEAQDVDQDALYAFKDRLQIAPELAGCHTAIISDYFIEGHVPAADITRLLAEQPVARGLTVPGMPMSSPGMGGPGAGDTFDTLLVGSDGVTSVFASHS, via the coding sequence ATGATGAAAAGACGCACATTTTTGCTGGCCGGAGCGGCTGCCACACTCCCCCTGCGAGCACTGGCCAACACAGAACCGGTCATTAAAGTCCTGAAAACCCCCACCTGCGGGTGCTGTACCGCCTGGGTCGATCATGTCCGGCAAGCGGGCTTCACGGTCGAGGCGCAGGATGTCGATCAGGATGCGCTTTATGCGTTCAAAGACCGGCTACAAATCGCTCCGGAACTTGCTGGATGTCACACGGCGATCATAAGTGACTATTTTATCGAGGGCCACGTGCCTGCCGCGGACATCACGCGGCTGCTGGCAGAACAACCGGTGGCGCGCGGGTTGACGGTTCCCGGCATGCCGATGAGTTCGCCCGGCATGGGCGGTCCCGGGGCTGGTGACACTTTTGATACCTTGCTTGTCGGCTCCGACGGGGTGACCTCGGTCTTCGCGAGCCACAGCTGA
- a CDS encoding sterol desaturase family protein — protein MDTILAAEPEIRLTAFLSVLAAMALWELAAPRRRRDIPRVIRWSNNLALVVIDTAILRLSFPILAVGLAVMGEERGWGLFNTIGAPYWLAVVLSMLLLDLAIYLQHVMFHAVPTLWRLHRMHHADLEFDATTGLRFHPIEILISMAIKLSLVAALGPPAVAVLLFEIILNATALFNHANINLPRPVDRWLRWIVVTPDMHRVHHSVDPRETNSNYGFNLPWWDRLMGTYVAQPAKGHEGMTIGIEQFRTTRDLWVDKMLIQPLRGPASGHALDAPALSPTEQEQPLDSQTHSSTVSDTSKRNT, from the coding sequence ATGGACACGATACTTGCCGCAGAGCCGGAGATTCGTCTGACGGCGTTTTTGAGTGTGCTGGCCGCCATGGCGCTTTGGGAACTCGCCGCCCCGCGTCGGCGGCGTGACATTCCGCGTGTCATCCGTTGGTCGAACAATCTGGCTCTTGTCGTGATCGATACGGCGATCCTGCGGTTGTCTTTCCCAATCCTGGCCGTTGGTCTGGCGGTCATGGGCGAGGAGCGGGGTTGGGGTTTATTCAACACTATCGGCGCGCCGTATTGGTTGGCCGTTGTCCTGTCCATGCTGCTTCTCGATCTGGCCATCTATTTGCAACACGTCATGTTCCATGCCGTCCCTACGTTGTGGCGTCTGCACCGGATGCACCACGCGGACCTCGAGTTCGACGCCACAACGGGATTGCGCTTTCACCCGATTGAGATCCTTATCTCGATGGCGATCAAGCTAAGCTTGGTCGCAGCGCTTGGTCCGCCCGCCGTCGCGGTTTTGTTGTTCGAGATCATCCTCAACGCCACGGCACTCTTCAACCATGCCAACATCAACCTGCCGAGACCAGTCGACCGGTGGCTCAGATGGATCGTCGTCACACCCGACATGCACCGCGTGCATCATTCTGTCGATCCGCGCGAAACCAACTCAAACTACGGCTTCAACCTGCCGTGGTGGGACCGCCTCATGGGTACTTACGTTGCCCAGCCCGCGAAGGGCCACGAGGGAATGACGATCGGCATCGAGCAGTTTCGCACGACGCGCGACCTCTGGGTCGACAAGATGTTGATCCAGCCCCTTCGCGGGCCGGCAAGCGGGCACGCCCTGGATGCACCCGCCCTCTCGCCGACAGAGCAGGAACAGCCTCTGGACTCTCAAACACACAGTTCTACGGTCTCGGATACTTCAAAAAGGAACACATGA
- a CDS encoding cation diffusion facilitator family transporter has protein sequence MPTSGKALVISAWLTGVYFVIELAVGLWTGSIAVLSDAFHTLSAVGGVLVAITAQRIARRPADSARSFGWYRAEIIGALVNGGFLLGMAILVIWMGAMRLGNPIHLATGPMLWVAFGGLVTEVVSLALMWQSSKDDLNARGALWHIIQTFVGSLLIIVTALVIEFTGFLAIDPILGMAFGVVLLWASVGVIKEAVYILMEGTPEGTDLDAVTADLNGQDGVLDVHHVHAWTLTSGKHAFSAHIRHQSPAEAADLLNRAYRRLTEQYGFHMVTLQLETACLDERHALDVDIVQIAAAKAAQEKTDVRDAHPHPSPNTEGP, from the coding sequence ATGCCCACCTCCGGCAAGGCCCTTGTGATTTCGGCCTGGCTCACCGGCGTCTACTTCGTGATTGAACTGGCCGTCGGGCTCTGGACTGGCTCGATTGCCGTCCTGTCGGATGCGTTTCACACCCTGTCGGCGGTTGGCGGCGTTCTCGTGGCCATCACCGCGCAGCGGATTGCGCGCCGTCCAGCGGATTCGGCGCGCAGTTTCGGCTGGTACCGCGCCGAGATCATCGGCGCGCTGGTGAATGGCGGGTTTCTTCTCGGCATGGCGATTCTCGTGATCTGGATGGGCGCGATGCGGCTCGGAAATCCGATCCACCTGGCCACAGGCCCCATGCTTTGGGTCGCCTTCGGGGGCCTGGTCACGGAAGTGGTCTCTCTGGCGCTGATGTGGCAATCGAGCAAAGACGATCTGAATGCCCGTGGCGCGCTCTGGCACATCATCCAGACCTTTGTCGGCAGCCTCCTGATCATCGTCACCGCTCTCGTGATCGAGTTCACCGGCTTTCTGGCAATTGACCCGATCCTCGGCATGGCGTTCGGAGTGGTTCTCCTCTGGGCCTCTGTGGGCGTAATCAAGGAAGCGGTCTACATTCTCATGGAGGGCACGCCCGAGGGAACGGATCTCGATGCTGTGACGGCGGACCTGAACGGCCAGGACGGGGTTCTGGATGTTCACCATGTGCATGCCTGGACGCTGACCAGCGGCAAACATGCGTTTTCCGCCCATATCCGCCATCAGTCACCCGCCGAGGCCGCGGACTTGCTGAACAGGGCCTATCGGCGGCTGACGGAACAGTATGGGTTTCACATGGTCACGCTGCAGCTCGAAACCGCGTGTCTCGACGAGCGCCACGCGCTGGATGTTGATATAGTCCAGATAGCGGCTGCAAAGGCTGCGCAAGAAAAGACTGATGTGCGAGATGCGCATCCGCACCCAAGCCCTAACACAGAAGGGCCATAG
- a CDS encoding TVP38/TMEM64 family protein, protein MMMRILLLAVILMGVVALAFPDVLGVDIRLPDRAEIDRWIEAAGLAGPIVIVALMTIAIVASPLPSAPIALAAGAAYGHTFGTLFVVLGAELGALAAFGLARGLGRPFVERHLGQKINAGLFGSQNTLTFLVFGSRLLPFLSFDMISYAAGLSKLHLWRFALATLAGIIPASFLLAHMGSQAMNGDARTATWTALALGGFTGLSVLFAATRKTGAQRE, encoded by the coding sequence ATGATGATGCGCATTCTTCTTCTTGCGGTGATCTTGATGGGAGTCGTCGCATTGGCCTTCCCCGACGTCCTTGGCGTCGACATTCGCCTGCCGGATCGTGCGGAAATTGACCGCTGGATCGAGGCGGCAGGTCTTGCCGGACCAATTGTTATCGTGGCGCTTATGACAATCGCTATTGTCGCAAGCCCCCTGCCCTCCGCGCCGATCGCACTCGCCGCCGGAGCGGCTTATGGACACACGTTCGGGACACTCTTTGTCGTTCTTGGCGCGGAACTCGGTGCGCTTGCCGCCTTTGGTCTGGCCCGCGGCCTGGGTCGTCCCTTCGTTGAGCGTCATCTCGGTCAGAAGATAAACGCGGGCCTGTTTGGGTCGCAGAACACTCTGACCTTCCTAGTCTTCGGCAGTCGCCTACTGCCGTTTCTGTCCTTCGATATGATCAGCTACGCCGCAGGTCTGAGCAAGCTGCATCTTTGGAGGTTCGCGCTGGCCACGTTGGCCGGGATTATTCCAGCGAGTTTTTTGCTCGCTCACATGGGCAGCCAGGCGATGAACGGAGATGCCCGCACCGCCACATGGACCGCGCTTGCGCTAGGTGGCTTTACCGGCCTGTCGGTTCTCTTCGCCGCGACGCGAAAGACCGGCGCGCAACGGGAGTAG
- a CDS encoding DUF6010 family protein: MAQIFKKTGDHLSHHRHGDILKFPVWVGVLIVLLSMPAHLFLDEKSSIALASITLALIGGAYIGFGAADGRARVFWAELAVALLFGSAAFLGLIWHWAFLPLGLALHALWDMSHHNSYRLARIPNWYIPFCVAFDLLAAAFFVLLYAVF; the protein is encoded by the coding sequence ATGGCACAGATTTTCAAAAAGACAGGCGATCACTTATCGCACCATCGACACGGGGATATCTTGAAATTTCCCGTATGGGTTGGCGTGTTGATTGTCTTGCTCTCAATGCCGGCTCACTTGTTTTTGGATGAAAAGAGCTCGATAGCTCTTGCTTCGATCACGCTTGCTTTGATTGGCGGTGCCTATATCGGCTTTGGCGCCGCGGACGGCAGAGCGCGCGTGTTCTGGGCAGAGCTCGCCGTGGCCCTTTTGTTCGGCTCGGCAGCCTTCCTGGGGCTGATATGGCATTGGGCCTTCCTCCCCTTGGGCTTGGCCCTGCACGCCCTTTGGGACATGTCACACCACAATTCTTATCGTCTCGCCCGGATTCCGAACTGGTATATTCCATTCTGCGTGGCCTTTGACCTTTTGGCAGCGGCATTCTTCGTTCTGCTCTATGCCGTGTTTTGA
- a CDS encoding ion channel — MTELMAMFVGICAAILMGIVHHYALSGILKFSPQRSDGSGFRIILTFSALLLLHVLELVTLAVFNTMVVASVLPQSFSNNPPMFQDVLYVTGISFSTLGYSSIEVVGPFRLLLMLQSLLGFMLLTWSATFLYSACQQVWQKAKDD, encoded by the coding sequence ATGACCGAGTTGATGGCCATGTTTGTCGGAATATGCGCGGCGATCCTGATGGGAATTGTCCATCATTATGCGTTGTCGGGCATTCTGAAGTTTTCCCCGCAGCGGTCGGATGGCTCCGGCTTTCGGATCATCCTGACGTTTTCCGCGTTGCTGTTGCTGCACGTATTGGAACTTGTGACGCTCGCCGTGTTCAACACGATGGTGGTGGCAAGCGTTCTGCCGCAATCGTTCAGCAACAACCCGCCGATGTTTCAGGATGTTCTCTATGTTACGGGCATCTCGTTCTCGACCCTTGGCTATTCGTCCATAGAGGTGGTCGGGCCCTTTCGACTGTTGCTGATGCTGCAATCGCTTTTGGGCTTCATGTTGCTGACCTGGTCAGCGACGTTTCTTTACTCAGCCTGCCAGCAAGTCTGGCAGAAGGCGAAAGATGACTGA
- a CDS encoding rhodanese-like domain-containing protein, which yields MTVLTVTASPLLAQSRSVWSAENAFDALLSDTARIIDVRTREEWQETGVGAGVWPISMHASGFPDRLFRAKELSGDRTVGLICATGGRSASLLRALRQAGYSGYADISEGMLGSGEGPGWIASNLPTVPVDVALNGLPPALA from the coding sequence ATGACGGTGCTGACCGTCACGGCGTCACCGCTGCTGGCGCAGAGCCGATCTGTCTGGTCGGCAGAGAATGCCTTTGACGCGCTTCTATCGGATACGGCGCGGATCATCGATGTCAGAACGCGCGAAGAGTGGCAAGAAACCGGCGTAGGTGCTGGTGTATGGCCGATAAGCATGCACGCGTCCGGTTTTCCGGACCGATTGTTCAGGGCGAAGGAACTGAGCGGTGATCGCACCGTTGGACTGATCTGCGCCACTGGCGGACGCTCCGCATCGCTGCTTCGAGCGTTAAGACAAGCTGGTTATTCGGGCTACGCCGATATCTCGGAAGGGATGTTGGGATCAGGCGAAGGGCCTGGCTGGATCGCATCGAACTTGCCGACCGTTCCGGTGGATGTCGCCCTGAACGGGTTGCCCCCCGCGTTGGCCTGA
- a CDS encoding response regulator, translating into MGPPPHILIVDDHAQIRESVARFLEKNGMRTTVARDAVEMDAKLATGHFDLLVLDVMMPGEDGLSVCRRLAPEGDLPIIMLTALGEETDRIVGLEIGADDYLAKPFNPRELLARIKSVLRRSNRDEPVAGTLAGRKVCFAHWVLDTDRQVLIDEAATETPLTTSEFKLLAVLLERARMVLSRDQLLDLTAGRTAGPMDRTIDNQISRLRRKIEPDVLRPSVIKTVRNGGYCLAADVEDAT; encoded by the coding sequence ATGGGACCGCCACCTCATATCCTTATCGTGGATGACCACGCACAGATACGTGAAAGCGTCGCGCGCTTTCTGGAGAAGAACGGAATGCGCACGACCGTCGCCAGGGATGCCGTGGAGATGGATGCCAAGCTGGCCACCGGTCACTTCGACCTCCTCGTGCTCGATGTCATGATGCCGGGCGAGGACGGCTTGTCGGTCTGCCGCAGACTTGCGCCAGAGGGTGATCTTCCGATCATCATGCTGACGGCGCTTGGTGAGGAAACGGATCGGATCGTGGGGCTGGAAATCGGTGCGGACGATTATCTCGCCAAGCCGTTCAATCCACGAGAACTGCTGGCCCGCATCAAGTCGGTACTCCGGCGAAGCAACCGCGATGAACCCGTGGCCGGAACCCTGGCTGGGAGGAAGGTTTGTTTTGCGCATTGGGTACTGGATACCGACCGACAGGTACTGATTGACGAGGCCGCAACCGAAACGCCTTTGACGACTTCTGAGTTCAAATTACTGGCGGTCCTGCTGGAACGCGCGAGGATGGTGCTCAGTCGTGACCAGTTGCTTGACCTGACCGCTGGTCGGACCGCTGGCCCGATGGACCGCACCATCGACAATCAAATCAGCCGTCTCCGCCGCAAGATCGAGCCGGATGTATTGCGACCGAGTGTCATCAAGACTGTGCGGAATGGCGGATACTGTTTGGCTGCCGACGTCGAGGATGCGACATGA